Sequence from the Rhizobium sp. TH2 genome:
GTCGAGCACCGGCTCCACCGCCTCGTCCGGCGCGAGAAGACGGAATTGCAGTTTGCCGGACTTCTCGAGCGTGTTGCAGCCATGTCGGTAGTTCTTCCGCGTCTTCTTCGACAGGCCATCATACCATGCCGCGCCGTTGGGCCAGGTGCCACTAATGCGATGGCTGACCTCTGTGCGGTGATTGGGCCGAAGCCTGATGCCGCCCCGTATATCCGATGCAAACAGGCCGAGCGCATTGATATGCGGCCGCATGCGATTGAGGAAGGCGAGATCGAAGCCGCCGGACGCCGACAGCCGCGACCAGATTCGTAACAGCGCAGCAGGCCGGCAATCCGGCGCCATGAGGATGCCGCCATAGTCCGATACGCTGACGGCCGCCCATTCCAGGAAGCGCAGGCCCTTGCGGCGGCCGATCGCCAGCGGCACGACGGCGGCGAGCCGGTCGCCATTCCATACGAGGCCGATCCTAAGGCTGCGCGGCGCCTGGACGGACGCGGTCTCCCACCATGCCGATATCCAGTCATGGCTCTGGAAAATCAAGCCATCGACGTTCGTCCAGAGCTCGGTCCAGGCCGGCCCGATTTCTCTTAGCCGTTCGGATGTCCGGACGATCTCCAACTGCTCGGCGCCCGCTGTGCCGATCGGCAAGGCGTGGTTCATGGCTGGCCGCCGTTTTCTGTCTGGACAACCTCGTCTTGCCGCTTGCCGAACAGCTTGGCCACATGACCCCACATCCTCATGAGCGGCATGACATAGAGGCCGAACAGCGACTGGTAGCTGCGAACATCATGGTCCGTGAGGCCGAACTTGAAATCCTCGTCCGGACGCGGCACGCACAGCGTCCCGAAAAGCCGGTCCCAGAATGCAAACAGAAGTCCGAAATTCTTGTCGTAGTGGCGCGGATCGACGCTGTGATGCAACTGGTGCCAGTGCGGGCAGATGATGAGGTGATTGAGCGGGCCGAACGAGATCTTGTAATGGGTATGACGAACGAAATCCATCATCAGGAGATTTCGTACGACATAGACATTGACGCCGAAGAGGGTGATTTCCACCAGATCAAGCGCGACCAGGCTCCACAGCCCGAAGCACAGGCCGACAATGACGCCATCCCATGCACGGTTCATCAGGTCGTCGAGCGGATGCACCCGGTCCTTGGTGATCCCGACAAGCACCTCGGCCGAATGATGGACCTTGTGCAGTTCCCAGAGGAAGGGGAAGCGATGCTGTGCGTAGTGATAGAGATAATAGGAAAGATCATAGGCGAGCAGCATTGAGGCGGTGAACAGGACGATCGTCACCGGGCCGGCGGGTCCGCCCAGCAACGGTCCGGTCAGGCCGAACACCCAGCTTATCGACTGGTTTGTAACATAGCCGACGGCGGCGATGAAGGTGATGCCCGCCGGAATGAGCAGGAAGGGCATAATCAGCCTTTTGGCGATCCAGAACAGCAGGTCGGCGCGCGCCGAGGGATGCATGATCACCTCCTTCGGCAGCGCGAATTCGAAGAAGTCGGCCAGCGACTTGTGCTCAACCGCGCGCCAATAGGCGATCACCGCGCATACGAAGGCCGTCAGCAGGATGACGCCCGGCGTCATCAGGTCGACATTCGCGATTTTATGCGACACGGCGGTCACGAATTCGGCAAGCATGGTACTCTGGCTCCCCGGTCGCGCATCGCGGCCTCAGGTGATCTTCAATTGTGTCTCTCGCGCTCGAACCAAGCGCAACGGATATCGACATGCCCCACGCCATTTATATCGGATGGGTAGCGGCGGAAGTTGCTGAATATCAAAACGTGTTTAACGCCGGAAGACGGAATGTTGCGGCGCAGCATCGGCTGCTTGAGGAGGATTTCGAGGCTATTCCATCCGCTCTGTAGGCAAGAACCGGGTGATCACGCCCTCTTTACCGACATTGCCGTGCCAAACCACACGATTAGCCGGAATTTTGATGCCGAACCGTGGCGAAATCCAACCAACTTCCGGGCCACTGCCGCCGCGCGAGATCGTTATTTCATCGCTGGGGAGTACGATTTTCAGCAAGGGCCGGTCATCGTCATATATCGTCACCACGGCACCCTCGTGACGGGTGGCCAGTTCCGGGGCAAGCTGGAACACGATTTCGCACACTTGTGTGCCACCCAGCAGCCGATCGGTCACGTCGATGCTTTCAGCACCAAGCGTAACCATGCGCTCATGCACCACGCCGAAGCGGCGCTGATAGCCGTCATGCCTGCCACGAAGATTCCAATTCGGGGGCGGGTCGCTCGCGACAAGTGTCGTGGTGGCCTTGTGCGACCAATTGAATTTGCCCGACATGATACTCTGGCTTTCGCCCGCAATATTCAGCGTGTTGTGCGCCGGTGTGGAGCGGAACCAGTCGCGCCAGATACCGCCGGAGCCATAGAGATAGGTGCCGGGATCGACCAGCACCGGCCGTCCATCGATAGTGAGCGTCAGCGAAAGCGCATCGGCATGGCCGTGTGCTGCGATCGAGAGATAGCCGAGCGGTCCATGATCGAAGGTCAGGTCGATCTGTTGCCCCCCAATCTCTCCGTGCCAGACGGAAAGCCCACCCTCGGCAAAGGTTTTCAGGCCACGCGGCGGGTCGGCGGGTGCTGAAGGCCATCCGAAGAACAAGGAACGAAAATCGTCTGGAACCGCAGGGTTTCGCGGTTGTCTGAGAAAGCCGCGAATGGCCGAGCCAACGGATTGGGCATAGTGCGGCTCGTTGCCTGATGTGAGCACGCGCCCCTCGTCATCGTCGCCGAAGCCGGTTTCCGGGCCGAGCCAGTCGACGAAATCGGCAAAGGCAGAGAGGCGCTCATAAGCCGCCAGCGGGAACGGTTCATCCGCCATTCGTGCCGCGAGAGCCGAGAGAAGAATCATTTCGGCTGTGAAGGCGGCATAGGTGGGGCTCTGCTCGGCACCCGAGCCATCGGCAAGAATCTGTTTCCGCACTTCCGCGACAAGGTCGTCTCTGGCAGAGCGGCCATCGGTTCCTAACGCAACACCCAGGAGATATTCCCCAGCGAGTTCCGCGACCCGGTGATTGTTGGCCGAGGAATGCAGCGATGGAAAGCGCGGCAGCCAATGGGCGCTCGCCGCGAGGATTTCGCCCGCTTGTTGAATTGTCTTCTCATTCAGACGATCGGCCACGAGATCGAGCATGACCATCAGGCTGATCGCCCGGAGTGCCACTTCGATGCCGGACGCCCAGCCGGCGGCACGGAAGGGTGGATTGGCGCCGTGCCAACTGTCGATCGCCGCCTCGATTGCGATGCGGCTGCGGTCATCGCCCTCCAGCAGCAGGTGCGCGGCGAGCGGCGGCAGAAATTGCAGCCTGTTGATCTCCCAGACATATTTCACGTCGCCGAGACTGCCATCGTGGCGAAAGTCGATGTCGAAGGCATAGGTCTCGGGTCCGGGCCAGAATCGCCCTGTGACCGGGTCCAGCCGCCATAGATCAGGTGGAAACAGGTTCGCGGGATCGCGTTTCGGCCATTCCTGACCAAGGGCGGCGAAGTGTCCCGCCAATGTTTTCACGGCAGCGTCGGCAATCGCGGCCCGTGCCGCCGGCCTCGCTGCGTTCACGACCGCGCGGAGACCTGGAAAGACGGGGCGCAGTGCGGAAGCGGGATAGCGTTCCCAGCCTTCATCCCGTCCGCGCGAGACGATCTTGCGGCGCTTCTCATCGAGCCGGTGCAGCAGTTCCGCCGGCCCCATGCTGCGCAAGCGCGCTATGTACCACCCTAGTTTCATCGCGGTCCCGCCGGAATTTCATTCCTGTTATACTATGCCGGCGTAAAACCGTTGAACTCTGGCCGGATTTTTCGTTACTGCGGTTAACGGGCAGACGGCCAATGGGAGAACGGCGATGAAGAGACTGCTTTGCGCGTGTGCCGTGCTGCTTGCCATGGCCGCGTCGGGTGAAGCGGCTGCGCTCAAGCTTTCGCGCGGCGTCGGCGTTCACGAATGGCTCAACTGGTCGCCGCTCGCTGACGACGGGACCTATCGCTGGCCGCCCTATCGCCCGGTGGAGGCGTGGCTTTCAGGCGGTCGCCCGCTTCGGGATTGGCCACCCGGCGATCAATTTGCGCGTATTCGCTCCATGGGTTTCGATTTCATCCGTCTGAGCGTCGATCCGGGCCCGCTGCTCGCCAGCAAAGGGAAGCGCCGCAAGCAGGCGCTCAAGGTTCTGGAGCGGGCCATAAAACACGTCACGGCCGCCGATCTCAAAGTGGTGCTGGATCTTCATAGTGTAAGTCAAGTGCCGGCCTATGGCATCGATCTGGTCAATGGCCCTGCCGATAGCGAAGGCATCGCCCAATATCGCGCCATGGTGAAGGATGTGGCCGCGATGCTGGCGAATACCAGCACCGGCAGGGTGGCGCTCGAACCATATAATGAGCCGGCTCACTATCCCTGCGATGCGAGCGGCACCGACGATTGGCAGAGGATCATATCGGGCACGGTAGCCGATATCCGTTCCGTGAGCCGCGACCTACCGATCGTCGTCACCGGGGGCTGCGGCGGCAGCATCACGGGCCTCACCGATATCGATCCGGCGTTCGACGATCCGAATATCTATTACAGCTTCCACATGTATGAGCCTCATAGCTTCACGCATCAGCGGCTTGATGATCCCAAGGGCTTCAGTTCCGGCCTGCCTTGGCCGGCGGCCCGGGGCGCGCCCGAGGCCGTGGTTGCCCAGCTCACGTTCCGCATGACGACGGCCGGCCTGGATGAAGCCCAGCAGGTGCTGAACATGGCCTTGATCAGCGGCGATATCGAAAAATATTTCATCGAGAACTGGGGTCTGCCACAATTGCAGGCGCGGATGGGCGAGGCGGTCGCCTGGGCAAAAAAACATGACATTCCCACGGAGCGTCTGTTCATGGGCGAATTCGGTGCCATGCTGATGTCCGCTGACGGACGCTCCGGCGCCAATAATACCGACCGGCTGCGCTATATCGGGGCGGTCCGGCGGGAGGCGGAGCGGTTCCGGATTCCATGGTCGATCTGGGAATATTCCAATCCGCATGGCATGTCGGTGATCGAGCCCAGGGGCCCGGCCGTGCCGGATCGAGGTTTGCTGAAGACGCTGGGACTGCAGGGCGGCGATCAGTAGCGTGTCATGTCCAGCCGCTGATCGATGAAAGCGCGTTTGCCATCCCGGCCAGTTGCGATCCGGCCGACCGGTTCGGCCGTGTAGAATAGGCGGTCTTGCGACCGGACCTGCAGATCATTTACGAACCGCGCGATATCGTCGGAGTTTCCGTCCGGGGCGGGAATATATCGGATTAGCACCTTGCCCGGCGCGTCCTGATACAGCTGGAACTCGGCAATACCCTTGAAAAAGCGCTCGTCCTGCGAGGTGAGCGCGGTCGCCACCACGCGTTCCCCATCCACGGCGATCAGATATTGCGGCTTGCGTCGCGGCGCGAGATGGCGGACGCGAAGCCTCTGTCCGTTCGCTGGCGTCGGCATCGCGACCAGGCGGGCAAAGTCGCCGGTATCGTAGCGGATGAAAGGCATTCCGGTCGACAGGAACCCTGTTCCGATCAGGCGCCCCTCCCGTCCGGGCTCGGTCACCGGATCGCCCTTCTCATCCACCAGCTCTGCAAGACCATAGAGCGGATTGAATTCGTAGACGCCGTCCTCGCCGGGCACTTCGGCGGCAAACAGCACTTTCTCGCTGAGCCCATAGAAACAGGCGAAGAATGGATTGCCCAGCACGTCACGAATGAAGGCGCGCTGATGATCGAAGATCGGTTCCGAAATCGGCAGGATTCCCTTGATAGGCAATCTGGGTATCCGGCCGAGCCTTCGCATGTGACGACAGAAGAGCTCGATGGCGGAGGGATAGCCGTAGAAATACTGGATGCCGCGCGCGTCGATCAGGTCCAGATAGGTGGCGGCGTCCTCTACGGTCAATGGAAACACCGACAGCCGCAGTTCGCGGAGCGCTGGGTCCCATTCGTGTATGCGCGCACCGTCGTCCTGCAGGCTGAACCCACGGAAGGAGGCACGGGCGTCGCCTTCGCCATAACCGATGCGGCTCCAGGCGTCGTAAACGAATGCCATTTCGCGGCCGCTGCGATCCTTGTCGAGATAGAAACTGAGTGGTTTCTCGGCATTCGAGCCGGCGGTCTCGCCTGGATCGACCTGCCAATGCGGCACGGCAAGCGCATCATCGCCGGCTGCACGAAGCTCTGCCTTGCCGAGCACCGGCAGCCTCCTGAGATCGGCGAGATCGATGCCGGCTGCATCGAATTTCGGCCCGAACGTCTTGTCGATCGTCTCGCGATAGAACGGGCTGCCGGCATGCGCCTTCGCCAACAACGCGCGCAGCACCGCCTGATGTTCCGTATCGGCAACCCGCGGATCAGCGGCTGCGCGGGAAATGCGTTGGCGCCACAGCCGATATGTGCGGCCGAATTTGAAGCTGGTCGGCACCAGCGCCACCGCTGGAGCGAGCAGATTGCGCACAAAGCGTGGGCTGCGCACATAGGCACCGCGCAATATGTCCATGAGTTTCATGCGTCCGTCTCCCCCGAGACCCCTATCCGGCCGCAGCCTTCCATATGTTGCAGATCGTCTCCGCGAATGGCGCGAGTTCCAGGCATTCGCGATGCACTGCCTGCGCGGCCGAACCGAGACGCGCCCTCAAAGCCGGATCGTTGACGAGCCGCAGGAGCGCGTCGGTGAGAGCCGGAACATCGCCTGGCGGGACAAGAAGCCCGGTCTCTCCGTCCTTGATGATATCCTCGACCGCACCGACCGGCGTAGCGACCACGGCGAGCCCGGCGGCCATGCCTTCGATGACCGAGACCGGCAGGTTCTCCGCGAAAGACGGCAGGACCAGAATGTCGGCCGAAGCGATCAGTGATGCGACGGTCGCAGGCCCGACCCAACCGGGAAATGCGATGCGATCGCCAAGACCCAGCGCCGCCGATCTGGATTTCGACGCCTCGACATCACCATCGCCGGCGATCGTCGCCCGCCAGCCCGGATGATCGTGCATGTCATGCAATGCGTCGATCAGTTGCGGTACGCCCTTGCGCTCTCCGACACGTCCGAGAAACAGGATATGGACGGTATCCCCCCCGCCGACATGCGCAAGCGATGGTGTTTCGGTCGCATTCGGCA
This genomic interval carries:
- a CDS encoding GNAT family N-acetyltransferase, with protein sequence MNHALPIGTAGAEQLEIVRTSERLREIGPAWTELWTNVDGLIFQSHDWISAWWETASVQAPRSLRIGLVWNGDRLAAVVPLAIGRRKGLRFLEWAAVSVSDYGGILMAPDCRPAALLRIWSRLSASGGFDLAFLNRMRPHINALGLFASDIRGGIRLRPNHRTEVSHRISGTWPNGAAWYDGLSKKTRKNYRHGCNTLEKSGKLQFRLLAPDEAVEPVLDRIADLKRKWLVERDRRSSLFDQEKLTLHNLVAALARRGVLRLFVLECDGVVIAASVNFVQKGTLMCWVTTYDPDFGAASPGTILIMDYTRWSFDNGLKTVDFLCGGEAFKERFATESVTLNSVIGTRTLRGMLAERMDRIRRALRRDGIRSNAESLPEEA
- a CDS encoding sterol desaturase family protein, which encodes MLAEFVTAVSHKIANVDLMTPGVILLTAFVCAVIAYWRAVEHKSLADFFEFALPKEVIMHPSARADLLFWIAKRLIMPFLLIPAGITFIAAVGYVTNQSISWVFGLTGPLLGGPAGPVTIVLFTASMLLAYDLSYYLYHYAQHRFPFLWELHKVHHSAEVLVGITKDRVHPLDDLMNRAWDGVIVGLCFGLWSLVALDLVEITLFGVNVYVVRNLLMMDFVRHTHYKISFGPLNHLIICPHWHQLHHSVDPRHYDKNFGLLFAFWDRLFGTLCVPRPDEDFKFGLTDHDVRSYQSLFGLYVMPLMRMWGHVAKLFGKRQDEVVQTENGGQP
- a CDS encoding heparinase II/III-family protein, which translates into the protein MKLGWYIARLRSMGPAELLHRLDEKRRKIVSRGRDEGWERYPASALRPVFPGLRAVVNAARPAARAAIADAAVKTLAGHFAALGQEWPKRDPANLFPPDLWRLDPVTGRFWPGPETYAFDIDFRHDGSLGDVKYVWEINRLQFLPPLAAHLLLEGDDRSRIAIEAAIDSWHGANPPFRAAGWASGIEVALRAISLMVMLDLVADRLNEKTIQQAGEILAASAHWLPRFPSLHSSANNHRVAELAGEYLLGVALGTDGRSARDDLVAEVRKQILADGSGAEQSPTYAAFTAEMILLSALAARMADEPFPLAAYERLSAFADFVDWLGPETGFGDDDEGRVLTSGNEPHYAQSVGSAIRGFLRQPRNPAVPDDFRSLFFGWPSAPADPPRGLKTFAEGGLSVWHGEIGGQQIDLTFDHGPLGYLSIAAHGHADALSLTLTIDGRPVLVDPGTYLYGSGGIWRDWFRSTPAHNTLNIAGESQSIMSGKFNWSHKATTTLVASDPPPNWNLRGRHDGYQRRFGVVHERMVTLGAESIDVTDRLLGGTQVCEIVFQLAPELATRHEGAVVTIYDDDRPLLKIVLPSDEITISRGGSGPEVGWISPRFGIKIPANRVVWHGNVGKEGVITRFLPTERME
- a CDS encoding glycoside hydrolase family 5 protein; this encodes MKRLLCACAVLLAMAASGEAAALKLSRGVGVHEWLNWSPLADDGTYRWPPYRPVEAWLSGGRPLRDWPPGDQFARIRSMGFDFIRLSVDPGPLLASKGKRRKQALKVLERAIKHVTAADLKVVLDLHSVSQVPAYGIDLVNGPADSEGIAQYRAMVKDVAAMLANTSTGRVALEPYNEPAHYPCDASGTDDWQRIISGTVADIRSVSRDLPIVVTGGCGGSITGLTDIDPAFDDPNIYYSFHMYEPHSFTHQRLDDPKGFSSGLPWPAARGAPEAVVAQLTFRMTTAGLDEAQQVLNMALISGDIEKYFIENWGLPQLQARMGEAVAWAKKHDIPTERLFMGEFGAMLMSADGRSGANNTDRLRYIGAVRREAERFRIPWSIWEYSNPHGMSVIEPRGPAVPDRGLLKTLGLQGGDQ
- a CDS encoding glycosyltransferase family 4 protein; protein product: MAKPLHVLVSIPSGPTGQGGIDRIMASLKKELDREKRADIDARFLISRGSGHVALSGLYVIGFCLRMLAARITGRADVVHINISSYGSTYRKLLIAAFARLLGIPYILHLHGSEYRLFWNSDTSFLSGRIRSMFERAARVVVLGRTWRDFIAGRAPGATEHIAIVPNATETPSLAHVGGGDTVHILFLGRVGERKGVPQLIDALHDMHDHPGWRATIAGDGDVEASKSRSAALGLGDRIAFPGWVGPATVASLIASADILVLPSFAENLPVSVIEGMAAGLAVVATPVGAVEDIIKDGETGLLVPPGDVPALTDALLRLVNDPALRARLGSAAQAVHRECLELAPFAETICNIWKAAAG